A single Paraburkholderia sp. FT54 DNA region contains:
- the mreC gene encoding rod shape-determining protein MreC has protein sequence MEYSPPPLFKQGPSALARLVFFVVLALALLISDARFRTLEIVRGVLGAGLYPLQRAALVPRDMFVGAADLAVTSATLRSENDKLRTKDLRLSQQANKAAELAAENAHLRALLQLSQRSTTESLPAEIQYDTRDPFTQKVVIGRGAQQGIQNGSPVVNEDGVIGQVTRVFPLQAEVTLLTDKDQAVPVQIVRTGLRSVIYGTPKGDTLDLRFVPISADIQTGDELVTSGLDGVYPPGLPVAKVVRVDKQADTAFARVICLPIAPVRGARQLLVLHYVNNVPPRPAEEPDAATAAKDAKAKKGAKPADGKAAADKSPAKAGEKPAAEKPAAAKPAEKAPAKPAVADKKSAPEKKPAAEKNAKPPAKPGAQP, from the coding sequence ATGGAATACAGTCCGCCGCCCCTGTTCAAGCAAGGACCGTCTGCCCTCGCACGACTCGTGTTTTTTGTCGTGCTGGCGCTCGCCCTGCTGATCTCCGACGCGCGCTTCAGAACGCTCGAAATCGTGCGTGGCGTGCTCGGCGCGGGTCTTTATCCGTTGCAACGCGCGGCCCTCGTGCCACGCGACATGTTCGTGGGCGCCGCCGACCTGGCCGTGACCAGCGCCACGCTGCGCAGCGAAAACGACAAGCTGCGCACCAAAGATCTGCGGCTTTCGCAGCAAGCCAATAAGGCCGCGGAACTGGCTGCCGAAAACGCGCATTTGCGCGCGCTTCTGCAACTGTCGCAGCGCTCCACCACAGAATCGCTGCCCGCCGAGATCCAGTACGACACGCGCGATCCGTTCACGCAGAAGGTCGTGATCGGCCGCGGTGCGCAGCAGGGCATCCAGAACGGTTCGCCGGTCGTCAATGAAGACGGCGTGATCGGCCAGGTGACGCGCGTGTTCCCGCTGCAAGCCGAAGTAACGCTGCTCACGGACAAGGATCAGGCCGTGCCCGTGCAGATCGTGCGCACCGGCCTGCGCAGTGTGATTTATGGCACGCCGAAGGGCGACACGCTCGATCTGCGCTTCGTGCCGATCAGCGCCGACATCCAGACCGGCGACGAACTCGTCACCAGCGGCCTGGACGGCGTGTATCCGCCGGGCCTGCCGGTTGCCAAGGTGGTGCGGGTCGACAAACAGGCCGATACGGCGTTCGCGCGCGTGATCTGCCTGCCGATCGCGCCGGTGCGCGGCGCACGTCAGTTGCTGGTGCTGCATTACGTGAACAATGTGCCGCCGCGTCCCGCCGAAGAGCCCGATGCAGCCACGGCCGCGAAAGACGCCAAAGCGAAGAAGGGCGCCAAGCCGGCCGACGGCAAAGCTGCAGCGGACAAATCTCCGGCAAAAGCGGGCGAAAAACCCGCCGCCGAGAAACCCGCGGCAGCCAAGCCCGCCGAAAAAGCGCCGGCCAAACCGGCCGTCGCCGACAAAAAATCCGCTCCCGAAAAGAAACCGGCCGCTGAGAAAAACGCGAAGCCGCCAGCCAAGCCAGGGGCCCAGCCATGA
- a CDS encoding aldolase/citrate lyase family protein, whose translation MSTFTNPLKLRLKETDPLFGLWLSLGSDAAAEALAHAGYDWLLIDMEHSPNDSGDVASQLRAIAAAHLPSEPVVRVPSSEAWLVKRVLDAGARTLMFPNIESADEAARAVRLTQYPTAGALDGERGVAGAVRAAGYGMRRDYVQTANAQIATIVQIESARGLQEVEKIAATPGVDCLFVGPADLAASLGHLGDSKHADVQAAMARIVSAADKAGIAAGIFAMDVASAKQHRDAGFRFIALAADVMWMLRATRQALQEVRS comes from the coding sequence ATGAGCACCTTCACCAATCCCCTCAAGTTACGCCTCAAAGAAACCGATCCTCTGTTCGGACTGTGGCTTTCGCTCGGCAGCGATGCCGCCGCCGAAGCGCTCGCGCACGCCGGTTACGACTGGCTGCTGATCGACATGGAGCACTCGCCCAACGATAGCGGCGACGTCGCCTCGCAATTGCGCGCGATTGCCGCCGCGCATCTGCCGAGTGAGCCGGTGGTGCGCGTGCCGTCCAGCGAAGCGTGGCTCGTCAAGCGCGTGCTGGACGCAGGCGCGCGCACGCTGATGTTCCCGAATATCGAGTCCGCGGATGAGGCGGCGCGTGCCGTGCGTCTCACGCAATACCCGACCGCCGGGGCGCTCGATGGTGAGCGCGGTGTCGCGGGCGCGGTGCGGGCCGCGGGCTACGGCATGCGGCGCGACTACGTGCAGACGGCCAACGCGCAGATCGCGACCATTGTGCAGATCGAGTCGGCGCGCGGTTTGCAGGAGGTGGAAAAGATCGCGGCGACGCCGGGCGTCGATTGCCTGTTCGTCGGACCGGCCGACCTCGCAGCGAGCTTGGGTCATCTCGGCGATTCGAAGCACGCCGATGTGCAGGCCGCGATGGCGCGCATCGTGAGTGCCGCGGACAAGGCGGGCATTGCCGCCGGAATTTTTGCCATGGACGTCGCGAGCGCCAAGCAGCATCGCGATGCCGGTTTTCGTTTTATCGCTCTGGCCGCCGACGTCATGTGGATGTTGCGCGCGACTCGCCAGGCGCTGCAGGAGGTGAGGTCATGA
- the mrdA gene encoding penicillin-binding protein 2: MTEFKDTQQQLSKFRLRVAAAGLFVFVCFGLIGFRFLFLQVWHYSKYSLQADENRISVAPIVPNRGIITDRNGVVLAKNYSAYTLELTPSKLNDSIENVIDNLATVVSIDARDRRRFKKLQEDSKNFESLPIRTRLTDDEVARFTAQRFRFPGVEVRARLFRQYPLGPTAAHVIGYIGRISQRDQDRIDDASDQNDSDPDHYDPRLDANNYKGTDYIGKIGVEQSYETELHGQTGFEEVEVTAGGRPVRTLSRTQATPGNNLVLSLDIGLQQVAEQAFAGRRGALVAIEPSTGDVLAFVSAPSFDPNSFVDGIDQQTWDDLNNSPDHPLLNRPLHGTYPPGSTYKPFMALAALTLHKRTPSWGFQDPGSYTFGGHTFRNDVRSGQGWVDMNRAIVVSNDTYFYMLAHDLGVNNIANFMKPWGFGQITGIDISGEARGILPSTEWKRKAYRKPEQQRWYEGETISLGIGQGYNSFTILQLAHATATLANNGVVMKPHLVRDIENPITKETRPVVRDPSDKIAVKQSDIDIIKRAMEGVVTNGTASKLFIGAQYQAAGKTGTAQVYSLQGANYKGHAIAEHLRDHALFIAFAPAEQPKIALALIVENGGWGAESAGPIARKVLDYYLVGKNKPGAQAAAIEAAASATEDASAPEVGGAPPSPQDGVQPVKVAAGFTALPIPGAASAAAAASAAAAARAASAAAVASAPAAASTPVGASASAATKNTASRKSGAPHKPRPASEPAPTAAAASRDNGIQATSPRQPVSGGIDE, translated from the coding sequence ATGACCGAATTCAAGGACACTCAGCAACAGCTCTCGAAGTTCCGCCTGCGCGTCGCGGCGGCGGGCCTGTTCGTGTTCGTCTGCTTCGGGTTGATCGGCTTCCGGTTCCTGTTCCTGCAGGTCTGGCACTACAGCAAATACTCGCTGCAGGCCGACGAAAACCGAATTTCCGTCGCGCCGATCGTGCCGAACCGCGGCATCATCACTGACCGCAACGGCGTCGTGCTGGCCAAGAACTACTCGGCCTACACGCTCGAACTGACGCCCTCGAAGCTGAACGACTCGATCGAAAACGTGATCGACAACCTGGCCACGGTCGTCTCGATCGACGCACGCGATCGCCGCCGTTTCAAGAAACTGCAGGAAGACTCGAAGAACTTCGAGAGCCTGCCGATCCGCACCCGCCTAACGGACGACGAAGTCGCGCGCTTCACCGCGCAGCGCTTCCGTTTTCCCGGCGTGGAAGTGCGCGCGCGCCTGTTCCGCCAATATCCGCTCGGGCCGACCGCGGCGCACGTGATCGGCTACATCGGCCGGATTTCGCAGCGCGACCAGGATCGTATCGACGACGCCAGCGACCAGAACGACAGCGATCCGGACCACTACGATCCGCGTCTGGACGCGAACAACTACAAGGGCACCGACTACATCGGCAAGATCGGTGTCGAGCAGAGTTACGAGACCGAGCTGCACGGCCAGACCGGTTTCGAGGAAGTGGAAGTGACCGCCGGCGGCCGCCCCGTGCGCACGTTGTCGCGCACGCAGGCAACGCCTGGCAACAACCTCGTGCTGTCTTTGGATATCGGGCTGCAGCAGGTCGCCGAGCAAGCCTTCGCGGGCCGCCGCGGCGCGCTGGTCGCGATCGAGCCGTCGACGGGCGACGTGCTCGCCTTCGTGTCCGCGCCGAGCTTCGATCCGAATTCGTTCGTCGACGGCATCGACCAGCAGACCTGGGACGATCTCAACAACTCGCCCGACCACCCGCTGCTCAACCGGCCGCTGCACGGCACCTATCCGCCGGGCTCGACTTACAAGCCGTTCATGGCGCTCGCCGCGCTGACGCTGCATAAACGCACGCCGAGCTGGGGTTTCCAGGATCCGGGCTCGTACACCTTCGGCGGCCACACGTTCCGCAACGACGTGCGCTCGGGCCAAGGCTGGGTCGACATGAACCGCGCGATCGTGGTGTCGAACGACACGTATTTCTACATGCTGGCACACGATCTCGGCGTCAACAATATCGCCAACTTCATGAAGCCGTGGGGCTTCGGCCAGATCACCGGCATCGACATTTCGGGTGAAGCGCGCGGCATCCTGCCGTCCACGGAATGGAAGCGCAAGGCGTACCGCAAGCCCGAACAGCAACGCTGGTATGAAGGCGAAACGATCAGTCTCGGCATCGGCCAGGGCTATAACTCGTTCACCATTCTTCAGCTCGCTCACGCCACGGCCACGCTCGCGAACAACGGCGTCGTGATGAAGCCGCACCTCGTGCGTGACATCGAAAATCCGATCACGAAGGAGACCCGGCCGGTCGTGCGCGATCCGAGCGACAAGATTGCGGTGAAGCAATCGGACATCGACATCATCAAGCGCGCGATGGAAGGCGTCGTGACCAACGGCACGGCGTCCAAGCTGTTCATCGGCGCGCAGTACCAGGCGGCCGGCAAGACGGGGACGGCGCAGGTCTACTCGCTGCAGGGCGCGAACTACAAGGGCCACGCGATCGCCGAACATCTGCGGGACCACGCGCTCTTCATCGCCTTCGCACCGGCCGAGCAGCCGAAGATCGCGCTCGCGCTGATCGTCGAAAACGGCGGCTGGGGTGCGGAATCGGCGGGCCCGATCGCGCGCAAGGTGCTCGATTACTACCTCGTCGGCAAGAACAAGCCGGGCGCTCAGGCGGCCGCCATCGAAGCAGCGGCGTCGGCGACCGAAGATGCGTCCGCGCCGGAAGTCGGCGGCGCACCGCCGTCGCCGCAGGACGGAGTGCAGCCGGTCAAGGTCGCGGCGGGCTTCACGGCCCTACCGATTCCCGGCGCGGCTTCGGCGGCAGCTGCGGCCTCGGCTGCGGCGGCTGCGAGGGCTGCATCCGCGGCGGCGGTTGCCTCTGCGCCTGCTGCTGCGTCAACGCCCGTGGGCGCCTCCGCGTCTGCCGCCACGAAGAATACAGCGTCGCGTAAATCCGGCGCCCCGCATAAACCCCGTCCGGCCAGCGAGCCGGCGCCGACTGCCGCCGCTGCATCGCGGGACAACGGCATTCAGGCCACGTCGCCACGCCAGCCGGTCTCCGGCGGCATCGACGAGTAA
- the queE gene encoding 7-carboxy-7-deazaguanine synthase has protein sequence MTYAVKEIFYTLQGEGANAGRPAVFCRFAGCNLWSGREEDRAEAVCRFCDTDFVGTDGENGGKYRTADDLVQMIASQWPQGEGERFVVCTGGEPMLQIDPPLVDALHAAGFEIAIETNGSLPVLETIDWICVSPKADAPLVVTKGNELKVVIPQDNQRLSEYAKLDFEYFLVQPMDGPSRDLNTKLAIDWCKRHPQWRLSMQTHKYLNIP, from the coding sequence ATGACTTACGCGGTCAAGGAAATTTTCTACACGTTGCAGGGCGAGGGCGCGAATGCCGGGCGTCCGGCTGTGTTCTGCCGGTTCGCCGGCTGCAATCTGTGGTCGGGCCGCGAAGAAGATCGTGCCGAGGCGGTGTGCCGCTTCTGCGATACCGATTTCGTCGGCACCGACGGCGAGAACGGCGGCAAGTACCGCACGGCTGACGATCTGGTGCAGATGATCGCATCGCAATGGCCGCAAGGCGAGGGCGAGCGTTTCGTGGTGTGCACGGGCGGCGAACCGATGCTGCAGATCGACCCGCCGCTGGTCGACGCGCTGCATGCCGCCGGCTTCGAGATCGCCATCGAAACCAATGGCTCGCTGCCGGTGCTCGAGACGATCGACTGGATCTGCGTGAGTCCGAAGGCGGATGCGCCGCTCGTCGTGACCAAGGGCAACGAATTGAAGGTCGTGATTCCGCAGGACAACCAGCGCTTGTCCGAGTATGCGAAGCTCGACTTCGAGTATTTCCTCGTCCAGCCCATGGACGGTCCGTCGCGCGACCTCAACACCAAGCTCGCGATCGACTGGTGCAAACGCCATCCGCAATGGCGCCTGTCGATGCAGACCCACAAGTATCTGAACATTCCCTGA
- the esaR gene encoding response regulator transcription factor EsaR, with protein MATILVVDDEMGIRELLSEILSDEGHVVEAAENAQEAREFRLRQAPDLVLLDIWMPDTDGVTLLKEWAAQGQLTMPVIMMSGHATIDTAVEATKIGALNFLEKPIALQKLLKAVEQGLARGTAASAPGGAAAKPVQPVSASAVASAAALPMLSTDGMGSGALAAQTASISFDIPLRDARDAFERAYFEYHLARENGSMTRVAEKTGLERTHLYRKLKQLGVDLGKNKGE; from the coding sequence ATGGCAACCATCCTGGTGGTAGATGATGAAATGGGCATCCGGGAATTGCTCTCGGAGATCCTGAGCGACGAAGGACATGTCGTGGAGGCCGCGGAAAACGCGCAGGAAGCGCGCGAGTTCCGTTTGCGCCAGGCGCCTGACCTGGTGCTGCTCGACATCTGGATGCCCGATACCGACGGCGTGACCTTGCTCAAGGAATGGGCCGCGCAAGGGCAACTGACCATGCCGGTGATCATGATGTCCGGCCACGCAACGATCGACACAGCGGTTGAAGCAACCAAGATCGGCGCACTCAATTTTCTCGAGAAGCCGATTGCGCTGCAGAAGCTGCTGAAGGCCGTCGAGCAGGGTCTCGCGCGCGGCACCGCGGCCAGTGCGCCGGGCGGCGCGGCGGCCAAGCCGGTGCAGCCTGTGAGTGCTTCGGCCGTAGCGTCGGCGGCAGCATTGCCGATGCTCTCGACCGACGGCATGGGTAGCGGTGCGCTGGCTGCGCAAACGGCATCGATCTCGTTCGATATTCCGTTGCGCGACGCACGCGATGCGTTCGAGCGCGCGTACTTCGAATATCACCTTGCACGTGAGAACGGCAGCATGACGCGCGTCGCGGAGAAGACCGGGCTGGAGCGCACGCACTTGTACCGCAAGCTCAAGCAGCTCGGCGTCGATCTCGGCAAAAATAAAGGTGAGTGA
- a CDS encoding tetratricopeptide repeat protein, translating into MKGMVQCVVVRLAVTAALMANAAAYAQDSRVAKSNDPETQTAVADYNAGNLAAALVEFRKAAERGSRLAEFNYAMMLLNGEGTPANVDEGKKWLRKAADANMSHAQYVYGKMYDDGEFVGRDPVEAHRWFLKAAQQGHVQAELALANQFLDGRGTERDNKQAFVWYKKAAEGGDMTAQYVAGSFYERGGDGVEKNLNVARAYYAAAAAQGDPAARLKYQQLSAQLRDQKEVKPQ; encoded by the coding sequence ATGAAGGGGATGGTGCAGTGCGTCGTGGTGCGTCTGGCAGTCACAGCGGCATTGATGGCGAATGCCGCGGCCTATGCGCAAGACAGCCGCGTTGCGAAGTCGAACGATCCAGAGACGCAAACCGCGGTCGCCGACTACAACGCCGGCAATCTGGCCGCGGCGCTTGTCGAGTTCCGCAAGGCCGCCGAGCGCGGCAGCCGGCTCGCCGAGTTCAACTACGCGATGATGCTGCTCAACGGCGAAGGCACCCCAGCCAATGTCGACGAAGGCAAGAAATGGCTGCGCAAGGCCGCCGACGCCAACATGTCGCACGCGCAATACGTGTACGGCAAGATGTACGACGATGGCGAGTTCGTCGGGCGCGATCCGGTTGAGGCGCACCGCTGGTTCCTGAAGGCGGCGCAGCAGGGACACGTGCAGGCGGAGTTGGCGCTGGCCAATCAGTTCCTCGATGGACGCGGCACGGAGCGCGACAACAAGCAGGCGTTCGTCTGGTACAAGAAAGCGGCTGAGGGCGGCGACATGACCGCGCAATACGTGGCCGGCTCGTTCTACGAGCGAGGCGGCGACGGCGTGGAGAAGAACCTCAACGTGGCGCGTGCTTATTACGCGGCTGCGGCGGCGCAGGGCGATCCGGCGGCGCGGCTCAAGTATCAGCAACTCAGCGCGCAGTTGCGGGATCAGAAGGAAGTCAAGCCGCAGTAA
- the rodA gene encoding rod shape-determining protein RodA has translation MQFDKRAWLDRIKRMFAGFDRPLALIVFLLLCVGIVTLYSASLDVPGRVEDQLRNIMLTFVLMWALANVPPTTLMRFAVPLYTFGIALLVAVALFGLTRKGAKRWINVGVVIQPSEILKIATPLMLAWYYQRREGVMRWYDFLVGLLILAVPVGLIAKQPDLGTAVLVFAAGLFVIYFAGLSFKLIVPVLIAGVIAVASIAAFQDKICQPEVQWPLMHDYQKHRICTLLDPTSDPLGKGFHTIQAVIAIGSGGPLGKGWLKGTQAHLEFIPEKHTDFIFAVFSEEFGLAGGIVLLTLYMLLIARGLYIAANGATLFGRLLAGSLTMAFFTYAFVNIGMVSGILPVVGVPLPFMSYGGTALTTLGVAIGLIMSVARQKRLMQS, from the coding sequence ATGCAATTCGACAAGCGCGCCTGGCTCGACCGCATCAAGCGGATGTTTGCGGGCTTCGACCGCCCGCTCGCACTGATCGTGTTCCTGCTGTTGTGCGTCGGCATCGTTACGCTATACAGCGCGAGTCTGGATGTCCCCGGCCGCGTGGAGGACCAGTTGCGCAACATCATGCTGACGTTCGTGCTGATGTGGGCGCTCGCCAATGTGCCACCCACCACGCTGATGCGCTTCGCGGTTCCGCTCTATACATTCGGAATCGCGTTACTGGTCGCGGTGGCGCTATTCGGCCTCACGCGTAAGGGCGCGAAGCGTTGGATCAATGTCGGCGTGGTGATCCAACCGTCGGAAATCCTGAAGATCGCCACGCCACTGATGCTCGCGTGGTACTACCAGCGACGCGAAGGCGTGATGCGCTGGTATGACTTTCTAGTCGGCCTGTTGATCCTCGCGGTGCCGGTCGGCCTGATCGCCAAGCAGCCCGACCTCGGCACGGCCGTGCTGGTGTTCGCGGCCGGTCTCTTCGTGATCTACTTCGCGGGCCTGAGCTTCAAGTTGATCGTGCCGGTGCTGATTGCAGGCGTGATCGCGGTCGCGTCGATCGCGGCGTTCCAGGACAAGATCTGTCAGCCCGAAGTGCAATGGCCGCTGATGCACGACTACCAGAAGCACCGCATCTGTACGCTGCTCGATCCGACCTCCGATCCGCTCGGCAAAGGCTTCCACACGATCCAGGCGGTCATCGCGATCGGCTCGGGTGGTCCGCTTGGCAAAGGCTGGCTGAAGGGCACGCAGGCGCATCTGGAGTTCATCCCCGAGAAACACACCGACTTCATTTTCGCGGTGTTCTCCGAAGAGTTCGGGCTGGCGGGCGGCATCGTGCTGCTCACGCTGTACATGCTGCTGATCGCGCGCGGCCTGTATATCGCGGCCAATGGCGCGACGCTATTTGGACGCCTGTTAGCCGGCTCGCTAACCATGGCGTTCTTCACCTACGCGTTCGTGAATATCGGCATGGTGAGCGGCATCTTGCCGGTGGTCGGCGTGCCGTTGCCATTCATGAGTTACGGTGGGACCGCGTTGACGACGCTAGGGGTGGCTATCGGCCTCATCATGAGCGTCGCGCGGCAGAAGCGGTTGATGCAGAGTTAG
- the mreD gene encoding rod shape-determining protein MreD, producing the protein MNRPQYILQPVNPYFISFSLAAAFLLNLMPWGRLAGVPDFVALVLLFWNVHQPRKVGMGIAFSLGLLMDVHNASLLGEHALAYTLLSYGAITIHRRVLWMSLGVQTFAVMPLLVVAQLVPFVIRLLTGAAFPGWGYLIDGFVEAALWPVTSVLLLMPQRRPADPDDTRPI; encoded by the coding sequence ATGAACCGTCCGCAATACATTCTGCAGCCGGTCAATCCCTACTTCATCTCGTTCAGTCTCGCCGCGGCGTTCCTGTTGAACCTGATGCCGTGGGGGCGCCTCGCCGGCGTACCGGACTTCGTGGCGCTCGTGCTGCTGTTCTGGAACGTGCACCAGCCGCGCAAAGTCGGCATGGGCATCGCTTTTTCGCTCGGTTTGCTGATGGACGTGCATAACGCCAGCCTGCTCGGCGAGCACGCGCTGGCGTACACATTGTTGTCGTACGGCGCGATCACGATTCACCGCCGCGTGCTGTGGATGTCGCTCGGCGTGCAGACCTTCGCGGTCATGCCGCTGCTGGTCGTCGCGCAACTGGTGCCGTTCGTGATCCGTCTGCTGACGGGCGCGGCGTTTCCGGGTTGGGGTTATCTGATCGACGGTTTTGTCGAAGCCGCGCTGTGGCCGGTCACCAGCGTGCTGCTGCTGATGCCGCAGCGCCGCCCGGCCGATCCGGACGATACTCGGCCAATTTGA
- the queD gene encoding 6-carboxytetrahydropterin synthase QueD: MTITRKLEFDAGHRIPDHRSQCRNLHGHRYVLEVTLQGDLVDTEGAPDRGMVMDFADVKSLAVEHLVDKWDHAFLVYEGDTQVRGFLETMAGHKTVVLDRIPTVENLAAVAFDILANVYDAHYGVNLRLHKLRLYETPNCWADVVRD, encoded by the coding sequence CTGACGATTACACGAAAACTCGAATTCGACGCGGGTCACCGCATTCCCGATCACCGCAGCCAGTGCCGTAATCTGCACGGGCATCGCTATGTGCTCGAAGTCACGCTGCAAGGCGATCTGGTTGACACCGAAGGCGCGCCCGATCGCGGCATGGTGATGGACTTCGCCGATGTGAAGTCGCTCGCCGTGGAGCATCTGGTCGACAAGTGGGACCATGCGTTCCTCGTCTATGAAGGCGACACGCAGGTGCGTGGTTTCCTGGAAACGATGGCCGGCCACAAGACCGTCGTGCTCGATCGCATTCCCACCGTCGAGAATCTGGCCGCCGTCGCGTTCGACATTCTGGCGAACGTCTACGACGCGCACTACGGCGTGAATCTGCGTCTGCACAAGCTGCGTCTGTACGAGACGCCGAATTGCTGGGCCGACGTGGTCCGCGACTAA
- the queC gene encoding 7-cyano-7-deazaguanine synthase QueC: MIRKDAKRSALVLFSGGQDSATCLAWALERYETVETLGFDYGQRHRVELECREGFRNAITRAFPTWAERLGDDHTIDLSVLGAISDTAMTREIEIEATANGLPNTFVPGRNLMFMTIAAAIAYRRGLHVLVGGMCETDFSGYPDCRDDTMKALQVTLNLGMDTRFLLETPLMWLDKADTWRLAHELGGDELVELVRVETHTCYVGERAELHAWGFGCGECPACRLRKRGYEAYLSGEKVTEPV; the protein is encoded by the coding sequence GTGATCCGCAAAGACGCTAAACGTAGCGCTCTGGTGCTGTTTTCCGGCGGCCAGGATTCCGCCACGTGCCTCGCCTGGGCCCTCGAACGTTATGAAACGGTCGAGACGCTAGGCTTCGATTACGGTCAGCGGCACCGCGTCGAACTCGAATGCCGCGAGGGATTTCGCAACGCCATCACGCGCGCATTCCCGACATGGGCCGAGCGCCTCGGCGACGACCATACGATCGATCTGTCGGTGCTGGGCGCGATCAGCGATACCGCCATGACGCGCGAGATCGAGATCGAAGCCACGGCCAACGGTTTGCCGAATACGTTCGTGCCGGGCCGCAATCTGATGTTCATGACCATCGCCGCGGCGATCGCCTATCGGCGCGGTTTGCATGTATTGGTCGGCGGCATGTGCGAGACGGATTTCTCGGGCTATCCCGATTGCCGCGACGACACGATGAAGGCGCTGCAGGTCACGTTGAACCTCGGCATGGACACGCGCTTCCTGCTCGAAACGCCGTTGATGTGGCTCGACAAGGCCGACACGTGGCGGCTCGCACACGAGCTCGGCGGCGACGAATTGGTCGAGCTGGTGCGCGTCGAGACGCATACTTGCTATGTCGGCGAACGCGCCGAATTGCATGCATGGGGTTTTGGTTGTGGCGAATGCCCGGCGTGCCGTTTGCGTAAGCGCGGCTACGAAGCGTATCTGTCGGGCGAGAAGGTCACCGAGCCAGTCTGA